One segment of Primulina tabacum isolate GXHZ01 chromosome 6, ASM2559414v2, whole genome shotgun sequence DNA contains the following:
- the LOC142549914 gene encoding 18S rRNA (guanine-N(7))-methyltransferase RID2-like, whose protein sequence is MTSRPELQAPPEIFYNDEEARKYTSSSRIIDIQDKLSKRALELLALPDDNIPRLLLDIGCGSGLSGETLTENGHQWIGLDISQAMLDVALEREVEGDLVLSDMGQGLGLRPGVLDGAISISAVQWLCNADKSSHDPRLRLKAFFGSLYRCLARGARAVLQVYPENLAQRELILGFAMRAGFSGGVVVDFPHSTKSRKEYLVLTCGPPSLRSAIPKGKNEDEERCDDEESSGDEENESVCVSDRHRPRKKQKLNKKVKGRVWVMRKKEQMRRKGNTVPPDTKYTARKRKARF, encoded by the exons ATGACATCTCGACCAGAGCTCCAAGCCCCACCAGAGATATTCTACAATGATGAGGAAGCTCGCAAGTACACATCTTCTTCTCGTATCATCGATATTCAG GATAAACTTTCGAAGAGGGCGTTGGAGCTTCTTGCATTGCCTGATGACAACATACCTAGATTACTACTTGATATTG GTTGTGGATCAGGACTCAGTGGGGAGACATTAACTGAAAATGGCCACCAGTGGATTGGTTTAGATATATCACAAGCAATGTTAG ACGTTGCGTTGGAGCGTGAAGTTGAGGGTGACCTTGTGCTTAGTGACATGGGGCAG GGTTTGGGGCTACGACCGGGAGTTCTTGATGGTGCCATTAGTATATCTGCTGTACAG TGGTTGTGCAATGCAGACAAATCTTCTCACGATCCACGTTTGAGATTGAA GGCATTTTTTGGGTCATTGTACCGATGTTTAGCGCGTGGAGCAAGGGCCGTGTTGCAAGTGTATCCTGAAAATCTGGCTCAACGTGAGCTGATTCTAGGTTTTGCCATGCGAGCTGGCTTTTCTGGGGGTGTAGTTGTTGACTTCCCGCACAG TACAAAGAGTAGAAAAGAATACCTTGTACTCACTTGTGGGCCACCATCTCTAAGAAGCGCCATTCCAAAAGGGAAAAATGAAGATGAGGAAAGATGCGATGATGAAGAGAGCAGCGGAGATGAAGAGAATGAATCC GTTTGTGTATCTGACAGGCACAGACCTAGAAAAAAGCAGAAGTTAAATAAGAAGGTGAAAGGAAGAGTGTGGGTTATGCGGAAGAAGGAACAGATGAGAAGAAAGGGCAACACCGTCCCTCCAGACACAAAGTACACTGCCCGGAAACGAAAAGCTCGATTTTAA